In one window of Pseudomonas chlororaphis subsp. chlororaphis DNA:
- a CDS encoding AraC family transcriptional regulator: protein MSPAYHSLHEYTQRMNRVLEYIDQHLDQPLELAELAQVAHFSPFHFHRLFTAWVGETLGDYLRRRRLACAAYQLASHPEMSILDVALEVGFSSGEAFSRAFKQHFSVTPSTWRSIEPKRWHRRLSDVRERRLRELSNPDQTHIPAFDDPDAFIHLKEPLMNVTLKELPPVRVAYLRYIGPYGSGIGTFWRDTVAPWMVENGLLGRVRYGIGHDDPYVTPPEKCRYDACVEVPDDFKASAPAVVTTLLGGLYAIAHYQGKGPDIADAWTELCRDWLPKSGMQFDARPAFERYPVDAKYDMKTGELECEICIPVKAL from the coding sequence ATGAGCCCCGCCTATCACAGCCTCCACGAATACACCCAACGCATGAACCGGGTGCTGGAGTATATCGACCAACACCTGGACCAGCCGCTGGAGCTGGCGGAACTCGCGCAGGTCGCGCATTTTTCGCCCTTTCACTTTCATCGCCTGTTCACCGCCTGGGTCGGCGAAACCCTGGGCGACTACCTGCGCCGACGCCGCCTGGCCTGTGCTGCCTATCAGCTGGCCAGCCATCCAGAAATGAGCATTCTCGACGTGGCCCTGGAAGTCGGCTTCAGCTCCGGCGAAGCGTTCTCCCGGGCGTTCAAGCAGCATTTCTCGGTCACCCCGAGCACCTGGCGCAGCATCGAACCCAAACGCTGGCACCGCCGCCTCAGCGACGTCCGCGAACGGCGCCTGCGGGAATTGAGCAATCCTGATCAGACGCACATCCCGGCCTTCGACGATCCTGACGCCTTCATTCACCTGAAGGAGCCTTTGATGAACGTCACCCTCAAGGAACTGCCACCGGTCCGCGTCGCCTACCTGCGTTATATCGGCCCCTACGGGTCGGGCATCGGCACCTTCTGGCGCGACACCGTCGCCCCCTGGATGGTCGAAAACGGCCTGTTGGGCCGCGTGCGTTACGGCATCGGCCACGACGATCCCTACGTCACCCCACCCGAAAAATGCCGCTACGACGCCTGCGTCGAAGTCCCCGACGACTTCAAGGCCAGCGCCCCCGCCGTCGTCACCACCCTGCTCGGCGGCCTCTACGCCATCGCCCACTACCAGGGCAAAGGCCCCGACATCGCCGACGCCTGGACCGAACTGTGCCGCGACTGGCTGCCCAAGAGCGGCATGCAATTCGACGCCCGACCAGCGTTCGAGCGTTATCCGGTGGACGCGAAATACGACATGAAGACGGGGGAACTGGAGTGTGAGATCTGTATTCCGGTGAAGGCGTTGTAA
- a CDS encoding DUF899 domain-containing protein: MHLNDHPVVSREQWIQARKQHLIHEKAFTRQRDQLSAERRALPWVKIDKPYRFQGPHGELSLADLFGDRSQLVVYHFMFADGWDEGCPGCSFLSDHIDGANQHLAHHDIALVAVSHAPFAEFQAFKRRMGWKFDWVSSAGCDFNYDFGVCARADEVAAGTATYNYEKTDGAEEELPGLSVFYRNEAGEIFHTYSTYARGLDLLVGAYNYLDLTPKGRNEEQIMDWVRHHDRYDDKPAASCCHGGS, encoded by the coding sequence ATGCACCTCAACGATCATCCGGTCGTATCCCGGGAACAATGGATACAGGCCCGCAAGCAGCACCTGATTCACGAAAAGGCGTTCACCCGCCAACGCGACCAGCTCAGCGCCGAGCGGCGTGCCCTGCCCTGGGTGAAAATCGACAAGCCCTACCGCTTCCAGGGCCCCCACGGCGAACTGAGCCTGGCCGACCTGTTCGGCGATCGCAGCCAGCTGGTGGTCTACCACTTCATGTTCGCCGATGGCTGGGACGAAGGTTGCCCGGGCTGCTCCTTCCTCTCCGATCACATCGACGGCGCCAACCAGCACCTGGCCCACCACGACATCGCACTGGTGGCGGTGTCCCACGCGCCCTTCGCCGAGTTCCAGGCGTTCAAGCGGCGCATGGGCTGGAAGTTCGACTGGGTTTCGTCCGCCGGCTGTGATTTCAACTACGACTTCGGGGTCTGCGCCCGGGCCGACGAGGTCGCCGCCGGCACCGCCACGTACAACTACGAGAAAACCGACGGCGCCGAAGAAGAGCTGCCTGGCCTCAGCGTGTTCTATCGCAATGAAGCCGGTGAGATCTTCCACACCTACTCCACCTACGCCCGTGGCCTGGACCTGCTGGTGGGGGCCTACAACTACCTGGACCTGACGCCCAAGGGGCGCAACGAAGAACAGATCATGGACTGGGTCAGGCACCATGATCGTTATGACGACAAACCGGCCGCCAGTTGCTGCCATGGCGGCTCCTGA
- a CDS encoding transcriptional regulator — translation MATYNWDLIERLLHEVQNGAGHSFTPRPYAEQHAAAKAAEGESMGNLDELKSTAAEYEKLLLDRGFIEPRPEEEGGNGENFMLTPRGSSLLCMIDSCIPGNDHPRQVLDEQADALEPAVFDELASKAQIA, via the coding sequence ATGGCGACTTATAACTGGGATCTGATCGAACGATTGCTGCATGAGGTGCAGAACGGCGCGGGCCACAGCTTCACGCCGCGACCCTATGCCGAGCAGCATGCCGCGGCCAAGGCGGCCGAGGGTGAATCCATGGGCAATCTGGATGAGCTGAAAAGCACCGCCGCCGAGTATGAAAAACTGTTGCTGGACCGGGGTTTCATCGAGCCGCGTCCCGAGGAGGAAGGCGGCAATGGCGAGAACTTCATGTTGACGCCGCGCGGTTCCAGCCTGCTGTGCATGATCGACAGCTGCATTCCGGGCAACGATCACCCGCGCCAGGTGCTGGACGAACAGGCCGATGCGCTGGAACCGGCGGTTTTCGATGAGTTGGCCAGCAAGGCGCAGATTG